From a single Hemibagrus wyckioides isolate EC202008001 linkage group LG27, SWU_Hwy_1.0, whole genome shotgun sequence genomic region:
- the LOC131347718 gene encoding uncharacterized protein LOC131347718 isoform X1 translates to MDLRRFLPGLRSWTPRQIGFAAGLLAVSAGAGYCVYRYLQGQSAAADHTQPAHDSVDVLGESLDTPSVLQVVEPKLLVLPTEPQVDTSAVTLPPSAGELKRACCDVQVSPDSISSQSESVDMKREKETHHDTSAVILPPSAGELNRACSDDQVQTPDTFSSQSESVDMKREKETHHDTSAVILPPSAGELKRACSDDQVQTPDSISSQSESVDMKRDKETHHDTSAVILPPSAGELKRACCDVQVSPDSISSQSEEFSQFKETEDHLTETQVVEPYDELLPTASHDDLSAFVLPLTAGKLDHAWKNVQFLCADYFSSQSRSVEDKTCYFRMIRGPESVFCWFNNNKTCYLNHMGFPYVTRIEDCFTGIKSVSGRVTEYICCNHVESSVLVALEDYGHIFKKVTCTYLHVLEDGQVDTATWEKKEVCSPHSSQSNSEDGEERFSPEEVELPFISRHLSDREVTDMGLKLPALRQVFDTILGCMLNLNFLFLTGKKIVMQLAAANNQDAAQVRLAYEALIRFLRASSNQESIAAELSGAGLHFNFLDVFYELLIVGYYGNGFVPDPFEGGFLQRLMALVSMWDLDVWEPAAELYFTVLIDQLTELLEVLFSQPLELYDDPEALATASTRLMKQHVQLMMNTLENL, encoded by the exons ATGGATCTACGAAGATTTCTCCCGGGTCTGAGGAGCTGGACTCCCCGTCAGATCGGCTTTGCTGCGGGGCTGCTCGCTGTCTCTGCAGGTGCAGGTTACTGCGTTTACCGCTACTTGCAGGGACAAAGCGCTGCTGCTGACCACACTCAGCCAGCTCACG actctgtggatgtgctgggagAATCActagatactccctctgtcctccag gtcgtTGAGCCCAAACTGCTGGTGCTTCCCACGGAACCTCAGGTGGACACTTCAGCTGTCACTCTG cctcccagtgctggtgagctgaaaagagcctgttgtgatgttcaggtcTCTCCAGACTCCATCAGCTCccagtctgag TCAGTTgacatgaagagagagaaagaaactcaCCATgacacttcagctgtcattctg cctcccagtgctggtgagctgaataGAGCCTGTTCTGATGATCAGGTTCAGACTCCAGACACCTTCAGCTCccagtctgag TCAGTTgacatgaagagagagaaagaaactcaCCATgacacttcagctgtcattctg cctcccagtgctggtgagctgaaaagaGCCTGTTCTGATGATCAGGTTCAGACTCCAGACTCCATCAGCTCccagtctgag TCAGTTGACAtgaagagagacaaagaaactcaCCATgacacttcagctgtcattctg cctcccagtgctggtgagctgaaaagagcctgttgtgatgttcaggtcTCTCCAGACTCCATCAGCTCccagtctgag GAATTCTCTCAATTTAAGGAAACTGAGGATCATCTCACTGAAACTCAG gttgttgagccgtACGATGAGCTGCTGCCCACCGCATCTCACGATGACCTTTCAGCTTTCGTTCTG CCTCTCACTGCTGGAAAACTGGACCACGCCTGGAAGAATGTTCAGTTCCTCTGTGCTGACTACTTTAGCTCCCAGTCTAGG tcagtggaAGATAAAACCTGCTACTTcaggatgataaggggtccggAGAGTGTGTTCTGCTGGTTTAATAACAACAAGACCTGCTACTTGAACCACATG ggattcccttatgttACCCGTATTGAGGACTGTTTTACTGGCATtaag AGCgtatctgggagggttacagaatATATTTGCTGTAACCACGTGGAATCATCTGTCCTTGTGGCACTGGAGGATTATGGG cacATCTTTAAGAAGGTGACCTGTACATACCTGCATGTGCTTGAAGATGGGCAGGTGGACACCGCCACATGGGAAAAGAAAGAGGTTTGCTCTCCTCACAGTTCACAGAGcaactctgag GACGGTGAGGAGAGATTTAGCCCAGAAGAGGTGGAGTTGCCCTTTATTAG ccgccatctttcagacagagaggTGACTGACATGGGCTTGAAGCTGCCTGCTCTCCGCCAGGTGTTTGAT actatTTTAGGCTGCATGCTTaatctgaacttcctgtttctgactggaaagaagattgtgatgcaactggcagcagctaacaaccag gaCGCAGCTCAAGTACGGTTGGCCTACGAGGCGCTGATTCGGTTCCTGAGGGCATCGTCTAACCAGGAATccattgcagcagagctctccggggcCGGT CTCCATTTCAACTTTTTGGATGTTTTCTATGAGCTGCTCATCGTCGGCTACTACGGGAATGGCTTTGTACCTGatcca TTTGAGGGAGGATTCTTACAGCGGCTGATGGCACTCGTCAGCATGTGGGACCTGGatgtgtgggagcctgcagcggAGCTGTATtttacagtgcttatt GATCAGCTGACAGAACTTTTAGAAGTTCTGTTTTCTCAGCCGCTGGAGCTCTATGACGACCCAGAAGCCTTGGCCACTGCATCTACAAGACTCATGAAGCAGCAtgtccagctgatgatgaaCACTTTGGAGAACCTCTGA
- the LOC131347718 gene encoding uncharacterized protein LOC131347718 isoform X3: MDLRRFLPGLRSWTPRQIGFAAGLLAVSAGAGYCVYRYLQGQSAAADHTQPAHDSVDVLGESLDTPSVLQVVEPKLLVLPTEPQVDTSAVTLPPSAGELKRACCDVQVSPDSISSQSESVDMKREKETHHDTSAVILPPSAGELNRACSDDQVQTPDTFSSQSEEFSQFKETEDHLTETQVVEPYDELLPTASHDDLSAFVLPLTAGKLDHAWKNVQFLCADYFSSQSRSVEDKTCYFRMIRGPESVFCWFNNNKTCYLNHMGFPYVTRIEDCFTGIKSVSGRVTEYICCNHVESSVLVALEDYGHIFKKVTCTYLHVLEDGQVDTATWEKKEVCSPHSSQSNSEDGEERFSPEEVELPFISRHLSDREVTDMGLKLPALRQVFDTILGCMLNLNFLFLTGKKIVMQLAAANNQDAAQVRLAYEALIRFLRASSNQESIAAELSGAGLHFNFLDVFYELLIVGYYGNGFVPDPFEGGFLQRLMALVSMWDLDVWEPAAELYFTVLIDQLTELLEVLFSQPLELYDDPEALATASTRLMKQHVQLMMNTLENL; this comes from the exons ATGGATCTACGAAGATTTCTCCCGGGTCTGAGGAGCTGGACTCCCCGTCAGATCGGCTTTGCTGCGGGGCTGCTCGCTGTCTCTGCAGGTGCAGGTTACTGCGTTTACCGCTACTTGCAGGGACAAAGCGCTGCTGCTGACCACACTCAGCCAGCTCACG actctgtggatgtgctgggagAATCActagatactccctctgtcctccag gtcgtTGAGCCCAAACTGCTGGTGCTTCCCACGGAACCTCAGGTGGACACTTCAGCTGTCACTCTG cctcccagtgctggtgagctgaaaagagcctgttgtgatgttcaggtcTCTCCAGACTCCATCAGCTCccagtctgag TCAGTTgacatgaagagagagaaagaaactcaCCATgacacttcagctgtcattctg cctcccagtgctggtgagctgaataGAGCCTGTTCTGATGATCAGGTTCAGACTCCAGACACCTTCAGCTCccagtctgag GAATTCTCTCAATTTAAGGAAACTGAGGATCATCTCACTGAAACTCAG gttgttgagccgtACGATGAGCTGCTGCCCACCGCATCTCACGATGACCTTTCAGCTTTCGTTCTG CCTCTCACTGCTGGAAAACTGGACCACGCCTGGAAGAATGTTCAGTTCCTCTGTGCTGACTACTTTAGCTCCCAGTCTAGG tcagtggaAGATAAAACCTGCTACTTcaggatgataaggggtccggAGAGTGTGTTCTGCTGGTTTAATAACAACAAGACCTGCTACTTGAACCACATG ggattcccttatgttACCCGTATTGAGGACTGTTTTACTGGCATtaag AGCgtatctgggagggttacagaatATATTTGCTGTAACCACGTGGAATCATCTGTCCTTGTGGCACTGGAGGATTATGGG cacATCTTTAAGAAGGTGACCTGTACATACCTGCATGTGCTTGAAGATGGGCAGGTGGACACCGCCACATGGGAAAAGAAAGAGGTTTGCTCTCCTCACAGTTCACAGAGcaactctgag GACGGTGAGGAGAGATTTAGCCCAGAAGAGGTGGAGTTGCCCTTTATTAG ccgccatctttcagacagagaggTGACTGACATGGGCTTGAAGCTGCCTGCTCTCCGCCAGGTGTTTGAT actatTTTAGGCTGCATGCTTaatctgaacttcctgtttctgactggaaagaagattgtgatgcaactggcagcagctaacaaccag gaCGCAGCTCAAGTACGGTTGGCCTACGAGGCGCTGATTCGGTTCCTGAGGGCATCGTCTAACCAGGAATccattgcagcagagctctccggggcCGGT CTCCATTTCAACTTTTTGGATGTTTTCTATGAGCTGCTCATCGTCGGCTACTACGGGAATGGCTTTGTACCTGatcca TTTGAGGGAGGATTCTTACAGCGGCTGATGGCACTCGTCAGCATGTGGGACCTGGatgtgtgggagcctgcagcggAGCTGTATtttacagtgcttatt GATCAGCTGACAGAACTTTTAGAAGTTCTGTTTTCTCAGCCGCTGGAGCTCTATGACGACCCAGAAGCCTTGGCCACTGCATCTACAAGACTCATGAAGCAGCAtgtccagctgatgatgaaCACTTTGGAGAACCTCTGA
- the LOC131347718 gene encoding uncharacterized protein LOC131347718 isoform X2, producing MDLRRFLPGLRSWTPRQIGFAAGLLAVSAGAGYCVYRYLQGQSAAADHTQPAHDSVDVLGESLDTPSVLQVVEPKLLVLPTEPQVDTSAVTLPPSAGELKRACCDVQVSPDSISSQSESVDMKREKETHHDTSAVILPPSAGELNRACSDDQVQTPDTFSSQSEEFSQFKETEDHLTETQVRAYSLWHYKMLLTAVTKFVCVKVVEPYDELLPTASHDDLSAFVLPLTAGKLDHAWKNVQFLCADYFSSQSRSVEDKTCYFRMIRGPESVFCWFNNNKTCYLNHMGFPYVTRIEDCFTGIKSVSGRVTEYICCNHVESSVLVALEDYGHIFKKVTCTYLHVLEDGQVDTATWEKKEVCSPHSSQSNSEDGEERFSPEEVELPFISRHLSDREVTDMGLKLPALRQVFDTILGCMLNLNFLFLTGKKIVMQLAAANNQDAAQVRLAYEALIRFLRASSNQESIAAELSGAGLHFNFLDVFYELLIVGYYGNGFVPDPFEGGFLQRLMALVSMWDLDVWEPAAELYFTVLIDQLTELLEVLFSQPLELYDDPEALATASTRLMKQHVQLMMNTLENL from the exons ATGGATCTACGAAGATTTCTCCCGGGTCTGAGGAGCTGGACTCCCCGTCAGATCGGCTTTGCTGCGGGGCTGCTCGCTGTCTCTGCAGGTGCAGGTTACTGCGTTTACCGCTACTTGCAGGGACAAAGCGCTGCTGCTGACCACACTCAGCCAGCTCACG actctgtggatgtgctgggagAATCActagatactccctctgtcctccag gtcgtTGAGCCCAAACTGCTGGTGCTTCCCACGGAACCTCAGGTGGACACTTCAGCTGTCACTCTG cctcccagtgctggtgagctgaaaagagcctgttgtgatgttcaggtcTCTCCAGACTCCATCAGCTCccagtctgag TCAGTTgacatgaagagagagaaagaaactcaCCATgacacttcagctgtcattctg cctcccagtgctggtgagctgaataGAGCCTGTTCTGATGATCAGGTTCAGACTCCAGACACCTTCAGCTCccagtctgag GAATTCTCTCAATTTAAGGAAACTGAGGATCATCTCACTGAAACTCAGGTAAGGgcttattcattgtggcattacaaaatgttgttaactgcagtgactaagtttgtgtgtgttaaggttgttgagccgtACGATGAGCTGCTGCCCACCGCATCTCACGATGACCTTTCAGCTTTCGTTCTG CCTCTCACTGCTGGAAAACTGGACCACGCCTGGAAGAATGTTCAGTTCCTCTGTGCTGACTACTTTAGCTCCCAGTCTAGG tcagtggaAGATAAAACCTGCTACTTcaggatgataaggggtccggAGAGTGTGTTCTGCTGGTTTAATAACAACAAGACCTGCTACTTGAACCACATG ggattcccttatgttACCCGTATTGAGGACTGTTTTACTGGCATtaag AGCgtatctgggagggttacagaatATATTTGCTGTAACCACGTGGAATCATCTGTCCTTGTGGCACTGGAGGATTATGGG cacATCTTTAAGAAGGTGACCTGTACATACCTGCATGTGCTTGAAGATGGGCAGGTGGACACCGCCACATGGGAAAAGAAAGAGGTTTGCTCTCCTCACAGTTCACAGAGcaactctgag GACGGTGAGGAGAGATTTAGCCCAGAAGAGGTGGAGTTGCCCTTTATTAG ccgccatctttcagacagagaggTGACTGACATGGGCTTGAAGCTGCCTGCTCTCCGCCAGGTGTTTGAT actatTTTAGGCTGCATGCTTaatctgaacttcctgtttctgactggaaagaagattgtgatgcaactggcagcagctaacaaccag gaCGCAGCTCAAGTACGGTTGGCCTACGAGGCGCTGATTCGGTTCCTGAGGGCATCGTCTAACCAGGAATccattgcagcagagctctccggggcCGGT CTCCATTTCAACTTTTTGGATGTTTTCTATGAGCTGCTCATCGTCGGCTACTACGGGAATGGCTTTGTACCTGatcca TTTGAGGGAGGATTCTTACAGCGGCTGATGGCACTCGTCAGCATGTGGGACCTGGatgtgtgggagcctgcagcggAGCTGTATtttacagtgcttatt GATCAGCTGACAGAACTTTTAGAAGTTCTGTTTTCTCAGCCGCTGGAGCTCTATGACGACCCAGAAGCCTTGGCCACTGCATCTACAAGACTCATGAAGCAGCAtgtccagctgatgatgaaCACTTTGGAGAACCTCTGA
- the LOC131347894 gene encoding PML-RARA-regulated adapter molecule 1-like: MASLPVRPSEGDMASLPVRPSEGDMASLPVRPSEGDMASLPVRPSEGDVASLPVRPSEGDVASLPVRPSEGDMASLPVRPSEGDMASLPVRPSEGDMASLPVRPSEGDVASLPVRPSEE, encoded by the coding sequence ATGGCTTCTCTACCTGTCCgtcccagtgaaggagacaTGGCTTCTCTACCTGTCCgtcccagtgaaggagacaTGGCTTCTCTACCTGTCCgtcccagtgaaggagacaTGGCTTCTCTACCTGTCCgtcccagtgaaggagacgtggcTTCTCTACCTGTCCgtcccagtgaaggagacgtggcTTCGCTACCTGTCCgtcccagtgaaggagacaTGGCTTCGCTACCTGTCCgtcccagtgaaggagacaTGGCTTCTCTACCTGTCCgtcccagtgaaggagacaTGGCTTCTCTACCTGTCCgtcccagtgaaggagacgTAGCTTCTCTACCTGTCCGTCCCAGTGAAGAATAA